The proteins below are encoded in one region of Alistipes indistinctus YIT 12060:
- a CDS encoding M16 family metallopeptidase — translation MRKQLMIPLLMTTVMAGMSSCKNGDAASLKYEKYKLDNGLEVVLHEDKSDPVVSVAIQYHVGSNREKPGKTGFAHFFEHMLFQRSENLPRNAFFQKIDAMGGSFNGGTSNDGTVYFETVPRDALEKVLWMESDRMGYFINTVTEGGLKREIDVVSNEKRQGENVPYGLAFDLVFKNLFPEGHPYSWTVIGEIPDLRSATVEDVKEFYNKYYTTSNATLVVAGDFDVAKTKELIQKYFGEIPARPKPEAPVVQNVTLDSTKRISYEDAFCNAPMIVMTYPAVEAYNEDGYALDFLCNLLAGDKKSPMYKVLVEERKLVPSVDMFNYQLEIAGLALLNATTFPGVNLNDVYAGIEEAYARFEKEGVDPKDLERYKNIEETRTYNRLVSTNGKAIAMAHDNVFGGSPDRTIHELEKYKAVTPEDVMRVYNKYIKGKPYLGISIVPKGQLDLALTGSVPAVVNQESIEDQQLNSQGGAIVDDPYERTPSSFDRSVEPALMSNTPELKVPAVWNATLGNGMTVKGIVYSELPLVNFAIELGNGMLSDTPAKAGLAKLTANMLNEGTEYKTPAELEEAIGTLGARISVQSGTETMVVTGSCLKKNYPQAIALVEEMLLHPRWDAQSFEVVKERMLDNIRQNAADPSLIGQQLFRKQVFGSESILSYTPDGTEQTVSGLTLDDAKAFYEANLSPSVAKVSFVGGLSQQEVVSSLGSLEKNWKAKEVETPQIVSADVRPEAKVYFIDYPGARQSYIMIGDKAMPVASPEAYPAVVVNDKLGASSGSLLFDILRLKHGYTYGAYSSFTQGIYNNYFAARSSVQATVTKESLALFRDILSGYGAEFSQEYLDQTRTALLRTMNGSFETPGALLGLLRDISIYGLSEDYPLQREKVLKEMTLEQAKAVIAKNIDFGKMVVVVVGDAKSQLSGVKALNLGKVQLVDRDGKPL, via the coding sequence ATGAGAAAACAATTGATGATTCCTTTACTGATGACTACTGTTATGGCAGGCATGAGCAGCTGTAAAAACGGGGATGCCGCATCCCTGAAATATGAAAAATACAAACTCGACAACGGTCTCGAGGTGGTTCTGCACGAGGATAAATCCGACCCGGTGGTGTCGGTGGCGATCCAGTACCATGTGGGCAGCAATCGTGAAAAACCGGGCAAGACCGGTTTCGCGCACTTCTTCGAGCACATGCTGTTCCAGCGTTCGGAGAACCTGCCGCGCAATGCGTTTTTCCAGAAGATCGATGCGATGGGCGGCTCTTTCAACGGCGGGACAAGCAACGACGGAACGGTCTATTTCGAAACGGTGCCGCGTGACGCGCTGGAGAAAGTGCTGTGGATGGAGTCCGACCGCATGGGGTATTTTATCAATACGGTGACCGAAGGCGGCCTCAAGCGTGAGATCGACGTGGTGTCGAACGAAAAGCGCCAGGGTGAGAACGTGCCCTACGGGCTGGCGTTCGACCTCGTATTCAAAAACCTCTTCCCGGAGGGACATCCTTACAGTTGGACGGTGATCGGCGAAATTCCCGACCTACGTAGCGCGACGGTCGAAGATGTCAAGGAGTTCTACAATAAGTACTATACCACCAGCAATGCGACGCTGGTCGTGGCGGGTGACTTCGATGTGGCTAAAACCAAGGAGTTGATCCAGAAATATTTCGGTGAGATTCCCGCCCGGCCGAAGCCCGAGGCTCCGGTCGTTCAGAACGTGACGCTCGATTCGACCAAGCGCATTTCGTATGAAGATGCGTTTTGCAATGCGCCGATGATCGTTATGACTTATCCTGCGGTGGAGGCTTACAACGAGGACGGCTATGCACTCGATTTCCTGTGCAACCTGTTGGCGGGAGATAAAAAATCCCCGATGTACAAGGTATTGGTCGAGGAGCGCAAGCTCGTGCCTTCGGTCGATATGTTCAATTACCAGCTGGAGATCGCGGGCCTGGCGCTGCTCAATGCGACGACTTTTCCCGGAGTGAACCTGAACGACGTGTACGCCGGTATCGAAGAGGCGTATGCCCGCTTCGAGAAGGAGGGAGTCGACCCGAAAGACCTCGAACGCTACAAGAACATCGAGGAGACGCGCACTTACAACCGCTTGGTTTCGACCAACGGCAAGGCGATCGCGATGGCCCACGACAACGTATTCGGCGGTTCGCCCGACCGGACGATCCACGAACTCGAAAAGTATAAGGCCGTCACCCCCGAAGATGTGATGCGCGTGTACAACAAATACATCAAGGGCAAACCGTACCTCGGCATCAGTATCGTACCCAAAGGACAGCTCGACTTGGCCCTGACCGGATCTGTTCCGGCCGTGGTGAACCAGGAGTCGATCGAAGATCAGCAGCTCAATTCGCAGGGCGGTGCGATCGTCGATGATCCGTACGAGCGTACTCCTTCGTCGTTCGACCGCAGCGTTGAGCCGGCCCTGATGTCCAATACCCCCGAACTGAAGGTGCCTGCCGTTTGGAATGCTACGCTCGGTAACGGCATGACCGTAAAGGGCATCGTTTACAGCGAGCTGCCGCTGGTGAATTTCGCCATCGAACTGGGCAACGGTATGTTGTCCGACACGCCGGCCAAGGCAGGTCTTGCGAAGCTGACCGCGAATATGCTCAACGAAGGTACCGAATATAAAACGCCGGCCGAACTCGAGGAGGCTATCGGCACCCTCGGCGCCCGCATTTCGGTGCAGTCCGGTACGGAGACGATGGTCGTGACGGGCAGTTGCCTGAAGAAGAATTACCCCCAGGCGATCGCCCTTGTCGAAGAGATGCTGTTGCATCCCCGCTGGGACGCACAGTCGTTCGAGGTAGTGAAGGAACGCATGCTCGACAATATCCGCCAGAATGCGGCCGATCCTTCGCTGATCGGACAGCAGTTGTTCCGCAAGCAGGTATTCGGTTCGGAGAGCATTCTCTCCTATACGCCCGACGGAACGGAACAAACCGTCAGCGGCCTGACGCTCGACGATGCGAAAGCATTTTACGAGGCCAATCTCTCGCCTTCGGTGGCCAAGGTGAGCTTCGTGGGAGGCCTGAGCCAACAGGAGGTGGTCTCTTCGCTCGGTTCCCTGGAGAAGAACTGGAAAGCCAAAGAGGTGGAAACTCCGCAGATCGTCTCCGCAGATGTCCGGCCCGAGGCCAAAGTCTATTTCATCGACTATCCGGGCGCCCGCCAGTCCTACATCATGATCGGCGACAAAGCGATGCCGGTGGCCAGCCCCGAGGCTTATCCCGCCGTGGTGGTCAACGACAAGCTGGGCGCTTCGTCGGGCAGCCTGCTGTTCGATATCCTGCGCCTCAAGCACGGGTATACCTACGGTGCTTATTCGAGCTTCACGCAGGGCATCTATAACAACTACTTCGCTGCCCGTTCGAGCGTGCAGGCTACGGTGACGAAAGAATCGCTCGCACTGTTCCGCGATATTTTGTCGGGTTACGGGGCGGAGTTCTCGCAGGAGTACCTCGACCAGACGCGTACGGCACTGTTGCGTACGATGAACGGTTCGTTCGAGACGCCCGGCGCGTTGTTGGGCCTGTTGCGCGACATCTCGATCTATGGCCTGAGCGAAGATTATCCGTTGCAGCGTGAGAAAGTCCTCAAAGAGATGACCCTCGAACAGGCTAAAGCGGTAATCGCGAAAAATATCGACTTCGGCAAGATGGTGGTTGTCGTGGTTGGCGATGCAAAGAGCCAGCTCTCCGGTGTGAAAGCACTAAACCTGGGTAAAGTGCAGTTGGTCGACCGCGACGGTAAACCGCTTTAG